From the Deinococcus aerius genome, one window contains:
- a CDS encoding cytochrome P450 has protein sequence MGGPGVRGLESLPGPPVRPPVGHLQDWALAPLPLVEEGARRARLAGRDLFHLRLGLPAVVGFSPAWNRRLLGDLGTFRSAGSFSRVVPHLAGGVILTDAPGHAPRRRAVNPGFGKAHLEELRVRIRAALPPIPAGDFDALAWADGVVLRLLNVAYFSGEFDSRLLHAFLAPLRQPFPLAVLPRPRLFRRVNAELRCLAERRLRGGGDDLLAHLAPLPGGLEETRVSLAAAHDTTTHALAWSIWHVAANPAWHAPEHHPAVLKETLRLYPPGWMGSRRLAHDVTWNGVRLPRGTLALYSPYLSGRDPELWAAPQELRPERWQTPPPAWAYLPFGAGERVCLGMHLARFLILEVLAALPPLGAVSGDPRPQPGITLGPVGPLVVRRGA, from the coding sequence GTGGGCGGACCTGGAGTGAGGGGGCTGGAGAGCCTGCCCGGGCCCCCCGTCCGGCCCCCCGTCGGCCACCTCCAGGACTGGGCGCTGGCCCCCCTGCCGCTGGTCGAGGAGGGGGCGCGGCGCGCACGGCTGGCGGGGCGCGACCTCTTCCACCTGCGGCTGGGCCTGCCCGCCGTGGTGGGCTTCAGCCCCGCCTGGAACCGCCGATTGCTGGGCGACCTGGGGACCTTTCGCAGCGCCGGAAGCTTTTCCCGGGTGGTCCCGCATCTGGCGGGCGGCGTGATCCTGACGGACGCGCCGGGGCATGCCCCGAGACGCCGGGCGGTGAACCCCGGCTTCGGCAAGGCCCATCTGGAGGAGCTGCGGGTCCGTATCCGCGCCGCCCTTCCCCCCATTCCGGCGGGCGACTTCGACGCGCTGGCCTGGGCGGATGGGGTAGTTTTGCGCCTGCTGAACGTGGCGTATTTCAGCGGCGAGTTCGACTCCCGGCTGCTGCACGCCTTCCTCGCGCCGCTGCGCCAGCCCTTTCCCCTCGCGGTGCTGCCCCGCCCCCGGCTGTTTCGCCGGGTGAATGCCGAATTGCGCTGCCTCGCCGAGCGGCGGTTGAGGGGGGGCGGCGACGACCTCCTCGCCCACCTCGCGCCCCTCCCCGGCGGGCTGGAGGAGACGCGGGTGAGTCTCGCCGCCGCCCACGACACGACCACGCACGCGCTGGCCTGGTCGATCTGGCACGTCGCCGCCAATCCCGCCTGGCACGCGCCCGAACACCACCCCGCCGTCCTGAAAGAAACGCTGCGCCTCTATCCCCCCGGCTGGATGGGCAGCCGCCGCCTCGCCCATGACGTGACGTGGAATGGCGTGCGCCTGCCGCGCGGCACCCTCGCCCTGTACAGCCCCTACCTCAGCGGACGGGACCCGGAGCTGTGGGCGGCCCCCCAGGAGTTGCGGCCCGAACGCTGGCAAACCCCGCCTCCCGCCTGGGCCTACCTTCCCTTCGGCGCTGGCGAGCGGGTCTGCCTGGGGATGCACCTCGCCCGGTTCCTCATCCTGGAGGTTCTGGCCGCGCTGCCCCCGCTGGGGGCCGTCTCCGGCGATCCCCGCCCCCAGCCCGGGATCACGCTGGGTCCGGTGGGGCCGCTGGTGGTGCGGCGCGGTGCGTAA
- a CDS encoding DUF418 domain-containing protein, which yields MTLPAEPPPAPAPETGPPRPVGAGERSLLPDVLRGLALLGILVVNVQDFAGFREWTQVGIDRVVQVLTDIFLNGRSISLFAMLFGWGAAGLLARHGPGTLARRLVVLFVLGTAHFVFVWHGDIISMYALLAVALLFTARLTARTLVLLSGLLGGWWLLSGLLAGLAAVGSPAGRPVFFPNLVPGMGYLEFVAWRAANFVEDQLGSAVYNGPWLIALFCLGAAAQRTGLLTRPGEHRPLLRRLAVWGLAVGLPLGVLLAWLNTQGTRPAFLFSIPVRMGGGLATALGYVGVLGLLASRGRLGPLRAFAASGRVAMSNYIAQSLVMTTFFYPYGGGQFGRWGAAPAVALALLVGLAQLPVSAWLLRRFGSGPLERLTRRLVYGRPDRREPGES from the coding sequence ATGACGTTGCCCGCCGAGCCCCCTCCCGCGCCCGCCCCGGAGACCGGCCCGCCGCGCCCGGTGGGGGCGGGCGAGCGTTCCCTCCTGCCCGATGTGCTGCGGGGTTTGGCGCTGCTGGGCATCCTGGTGGTCAACGTGCAGGACTTCGCGGGGTTCCGCGAGTGGACGCAGGTGGGGATCGACCGGGTGGTGCAGGTGCTCACCGACATCTTTCTGAATGGGCGCTCGATCAGCCTGTTCGCCATGCTGTTTGGGTGGGGGGCCGCCGGGCTGCTCGCGCGGCACGGGCCGGGGACTCTGGCGCGGCGGCTGGTGGTGCTGTTCGTCCTCGGCACCGCCCACTTCGTGTTCGTGTGGCACGGGGACATCATCTCGATGTACGCGCTGCTCGCCGTCGCGCTTCTCTTCACCGCCCGGCTGACGGCCCGCACGCTCGTCCTGCTGTCCGGGCTGCTGGGCGGGTGGTGGCTCCTGAGCGGGTTGCTGGCGGGGCTCGCGGCGGTGGGCAGCCCGGCGGGCCGTCCCGTGTTCTTTCCCAACCTCGTGCCCGGCATGGGGTACCTGGAGTTCGTGGCGTGGCGGGCCGCCAACTTTGTGGAGGATCAGCTCGGCAGCGCGGTCTACAACGGCCCCTGGCTGATCGCCCTCTTCTGCCTGGGGGCCGCCGCGCAGCGCACCGGCCTGCTGACCCGGCCCGGGGAACACCGCCCGCTGCTGCGCCGCCTCGCGGTGTGGGGGCTCGCCGTCGGCCTCCCGCTGGGCGTGCTGCTCGCGTGGCTGAACACCCAGGGGACACGCCCCGCCTTCCTGTTCTCCATCCCCGTGCGGATGGGGGGTGGCCTGGCGACGGCGCTGGGGTACGTGGGCGTGCTGGGGCTGCTCGCTTCCCGGGGCCGCCTGGGGCCGCTGAGGGCCTTCGCCGCCAGCGGGAGGGTCGCCATGAGCAACTACATCGCCCAGAGCCTGGTCATGACGACCTTCTTCTATCCCTACGGGGGCGGGCAGTTCGGCCGTTGGGGGGCGGCGCCCGCCGTGGCGCTCGCGCTGCTCGTGGGGCTGGCCCAGCTCCCCGTGAGCGCGTGGCTCCTGCGCCGCTTCG